Proteins encoded by one window of Streptomyces sp. ALI-76-A:
- the sucC gene encoding ADP-forming succinate--CoA ligase subunit beta, translating to MDLFEYQARDLFAKHDVPVLAGEVIDTPEAARAATERLGGKSVVKAQVKVGGRGKAGGVKLAATADEAVEHATNILGMDIKGHTVHKVMIAETAPEILEEYYVSFLLDRANRTFLSIASVEGGMEIEEVAATRPEAVAKTPIDANEGVTPEKAREIVAAAKFPAEVADKVANVLVTLWKTFIAEDALLVEVNPLAKVASGDVIALDGKVSLDENAEFRQPEHEALQDKDAANPLEAAAKEKNLNYVKLDGEVGIIGNGAGLVMSTLDVVAYAGEAHGGVKPANFLDIGGGASAQVMANGLEIILGDPDVRSVFVNVFGGITACDEVANGIVQALELLKSKGEEVTKPLVVRLDGNNAELGRKILSDANHPLVQRVDTMDGAADKAAELAAAK from the coding sequence GTGGACCTGTTCGAGTACCAGGCGAGGGACCTCTTCGCCAAGCACGATGTACCGGTGCTGGCCGGTGAAGTCATCGACACGCCTGAGGCGGCCCGCGCAGCCACCGAGCGTCTTGGTGGCAAGTCCGTCGTCAAGGCCCAGGTGAAGGTCGGCGGCCGTGGCAAGGCCGGTGGCGTGAAGCTCGCCGCCACCGCCGACGAGGCCGTGGAGCACGCCACCAACATCCTCGGCATGGACATCAAGGGCCACACGGTCCACAAGGTGATGATCGCCGAGACGGCCCCGGAGATCCTGGAGGAGTACTACGTCTCCTTCCTCCTCGACCGTGCCAACCGCACCTTCCTCTCCATCGCGTCCGTCGAGGGCGGCATGGAGATCGAGGAGGTGGCGGCCACCCGTCCGGAGGCCGTCGCCAAGACGCCGATCGACGCCAACGAGGGTGTGACCCCGGAGAAGGCCCGCGAGATCGTCGCGGCCGCGAAGTTCCCGGCCGAGGTCGCCGACAAGGTCGCGAACGTCCTGGTCACCCTGTGGAAGACCTTCATCGCCGAGGACGCGCTCCTCGTCGAGGTCAACCCGCTGGCCAAGGTCGCCTCCGGTGACGTCATCGCCCTGGACGGCAAGGTCTCCCTGGACGAGAACGCCGAGTTCCGCCAGCCGGAGCACGAGGCTCTCCAGGACAAGGACGCGGCCAACCCGCTGGAGGCCGCCGCCAAGGAGAAGAACCTCAACTACGTCAAGCTCGACGGCGAGGTCGGCATCATCGGCAACGGCGCGGGGCTCGTCATGAGCACCCTGGACGTCGTCGCGTACGCCGGTGAGGCGCACGGCGGGGTCAAGCCCGCCAACTTCCTCGACATCGGCGGCGGCGCGTCCGCCCAGGTGATGGCGAACGGCCTGGAGATCATCCTCGGCGACCCGGACGTCAGGTCCGTCTTCGTCAACGTCTTCGGCGGCATCACCGCCTGCGACGAGGTCGCCAACGGCATCGTCCAGGCCCTGGAGCTCCTCAAGTCCAAGGGCGAGGAAGTCACCAAGCCGCTCGTCGTCCGGCTGGACGGCAACAACGCCGAACTGGGTCGCAAGATCCTCTCCGACGCCAACCACCCGCTGGTGCAGCGCGTGGACACCATGGACGGCGCGGCCGACAAGGCCGCCGAGCTCGCGGCTGCGAAGTAA